The following coding sequences are from one Malaciobacter pacificus window:
- a CDS encoding pseudouridine synthase: protein MKNNKIQNELVRLNKFISHNSGYSRREADKLIEEGRVTVNGKPVTNLATKVSNNDKVLVGKRVIKEDKNRIATVIVYNKPKGEIVSKSDPQGRKTIFDSLGSKYKHFLPIGRLDYASEGLLLLTDSVDILNTVVHSDLERVYKIKVNGFISKKVEEAMQNGLVLEDASSGGHKDSKIKGMTFAPFLAYDIQRNEQNFSRVKVVINEGKNRELRRFFAHFNLDVMDLKRLEFGGISLNNLPTGKSRFLTREEYKNLRIFMNEENAGLS, encoded by the coding sequence ATGAAAAACAATAAAATACAAAATGAATTAGTTAGACTTAATAAATTCATTTCACACAATAGTGGATACTCAAGAAGAGAAGCTGACAAACTTATAGAAGAGGGTAGAGTTACAGTAAATGGTAAACCTGTTACAAATCTTGCTACTAAAGTTTCAAATAATGATAAGGTTTTAGTTGGTAAAAGAGTTATAAAAGAAGATAAAAATAGAATTGCTACAGTTATAGTATATAACAAACCTAAAGGAGAAATTGTATCTAAGAGTGACCCTCAAGGTAGAAAAACTATTTTTGACTCTCTAGGAAGCAAATATAAGCACTTTTTACCAATAGGTAGACTTGACTATGCATCAGAGGGTTTATTGCTTTTAACAGACTCTGTTGACATTTTAAACACTGTTGTTCACTCAGATTTAGAAAGAGTATATAAAATCAAAGTAAATGGTTTTATATCTAAAAAAGTAGAAGAGGCTATGCAAAATGGTTTAGTACTTGAAGATGCTTCAAGTGGAGGTCATAAAGATAGTAAAATAAAAGGAATGACTTTTGCTCCATTTTTAGCATATGATATTCAAAGAAATGAACAAAACTTTTCTAGAGTTAAAGTAGTGATTAATGAAGGTAAGAATAGGGAACTAAGAAGATTCTTTGCACACTTTAACTTAGATGTTATGGATTTAAAAAGATTAGAATTTGGAGGAATTTCATTAAATAACCTTCCAACTGGAAAGTCAAGATTCTTAACAAGAGAAGAGTATAAAAATCTTAGAATATTTATGAACGAAGAAAATGCAGGACTTAGCTAA
- a CDS encoding KpsF/GutQ family sugar-phosphate isomerase, which yields MNFKEIIKDVLLTEAKEIEKAAANISFDIEKAIDLIINSKGKLIITGVGKSGLVGTKIAATLASTGTSSFFLHPTEAMHGDLGMIGKNDIVLGISYSGESEELVQILPHLKRFNIPLIAMARNENSTLAKYSDVFINISVEKEACPLDTAPTSSTTLTMAMGDALAVCLMKKRNFQKEDFASFHPGGSLGKKLFVKVEDLLRKENLPIVSRETKLKDAIVEMSAGRIGSVIITDDQNRVVGLLSDGDLRRALMENDFSIDCNVEDIATMNPKTLNNKNLLASDALKVIEDFKIQLLIVTDDDNKLVGVLHIHDLVEAGIK from the coding sequence ATGAACTTTAAAGAGATTATTAAAGATGTTTTATTAACAGAAGCAAAAGAGATTGAAAAAGCAGCTGCTAATATCTCTTTTGATATTGAAAAAGCAATTGATTTAATAATCAACTCTAAAGGTAAGTTAATTATAACTGGAGTTGGTAAATCAGGTCTTGTTGGTACAAAAATTGCTGCAACACTAGCAAGTACTGGTACTAGTTCATTTTTTCTTCATCCAACTGAAGCTATGCATGGTGATTTAGGAATGATTGGTAAAAATGATATTGTTCTTGGAATTTCTTATAGTGGAGAGAGTGAAGAATTAGTTCAGATTTTACCTCACCTAAAAAGATTTAATATTCCTTTAATTGCAATGGCAAGAAATGAAAACTCAACACTAGCTAAATACTCAGATGTATTTATTAATATTTCAGTTGAAAAAGAGGCTTGTCCACTTGACACAGCACCAACTTCTTCAACTACATTAACAATGGCTATGGGTGATGCTCTTGCTGTATGTTTAATGAAAAAAAGAAACTTCCAAAAAGAAGATTTTGCATCATTTCATCCAGGTGGTAGCTTAGGGAAGAAACTTTTTGTTAAAGTTGAAGACTTATTAAGAAAAGAAAATCTTCCTATTGTTTCACGTGAAACTAAACTAAAAGATGCAATAGTTGAAATGAGTGCAGGAAGAATAGGTAGTGTTATAATTACTGATGATCAAAATAGGGTAGTAGGACTTTTAAGTGATGGTGACTTAAGAAGAGCCCTAATGGAAAATGATTTTTCAATAGATTGTAATGTAGAAGATATTGCAACTATGAATCCAAAAACATTGAATAATAAAAACCTTTTAGCTAGTGATGCATTGAAAGTAATTGAAGATTTCAAAATCCAACTTTTAATTGTAACTGATGATGATAATAAACTAGTTGGAGTTTTACATATTCATGATTTAGTAGAAGCTGGAATAAAATAA
- a CDS encoding ribonuclease J, which yields MEEIKTEETVVVQENPTTNNTDNKQNEVSKNETTENAQQNGENKKRTPYNKKRKPRPNNTKKGPVGGPKEGWINDLKKAYIINEKIHRDRLNPHYKLNLNTTAKLKITPLGGLGEIGGNMMVIETQNEAIIVDVGMSFPDEDMHGVDILIPDFTYIREIKDKIVGIVITHGHEDHIGAMPYLFKEMQFPVYGTSLPLEMIGSKFDEHKMREHRSLFRAVQKRRPIKIGNEFEVEWMHITHSIIDSSAIAVTTEAGTMIHTGDFKIDHTPYDGFPTDLHRLAYYGEKGVLLLTSDSTNSHAPGFTRTEKTVGPTFDRLFAGAKGRVIMSTFSSNIHRVAQAIERAITFGRKICVIGRSMEKNLDLAMTLGYIKFPKDQFIDAHEVNKYNDKEVLIVTTGSQGESMSALYRMAIHEHRHIKIKPDDQIILSAKAIPGNEASVSGIINHLLKAGAKVAYQDYGDIHVSGHAAQEEQKLMLRLVKPKFFLPVHGEYNHALKHGQTGIDCGVLERNVYIMSDGEQIEVTPKYLKKVKTVKTGKVYIDNQLNHKISDDIVIDRQTMANEGVVMIVAQINENDRTLAQRPKVTSFGLVPDKQDKFFSKEIEDLLTTFLANVKPGIFKNNRILEDELRKVVRKHCIRKYKKYPMIVPTIFVQ from the coding sequence ATGGAAGAAATAAAAACTGAGGAAACTGTTGTAGTTCAAGAAAACCCAACTACAAATAACACTGATAACAAACAAAATGAAGTTTCAAAAAATGAAACTACTGAAAATGCTCAACAAAATGGTGAAAATAAAAAAAGAACACCATACAATAAAAAAAGAAAGCCAAGACCAAACAACACTAAAAAAGGTCCAGTAGGGGGACCAAAAGAGGGTTGGATTAATGACCTTAAAAAAGCATACATTATAAATGAAAAGATTCATAGAGATAGATTAAATCCACACTATAAATTAAACTTAAACACTACTGCTAAACTTAAAATTACTCCACTTGGAGGATTAGGTGAAATTGGTGGAAATATGATGGTAATTGAAACTCAGAATGAAGCAATTATCGTTGATGTTGGTATGAGTTTCCCTGATGAGGATATGCACGGTGTTGATATCTTAATTCCTGATTTCACTTACATTAGAGAAATCAAAGATAAGATTGTTGGTATTGTTATTACTCACGGTCACGAAGACCATATTGGTGCAATGCCATATTTATTTAAAGAGATGCAATTTCCAGTTTATGGAACATCATTACCACTTGAAATGATTGGTTCAAAATTTGATGAACATAAAATGAGAGAACATAGATCTTTATTTAGAGCTGTACAAAAAAGAAGACCTATTAAAATAGGAAATGAGTTTGAAGTAGAGTGGATGCATATTACTCACTCAATTATTGACTCTTCTGCAATTGCTGTTACAACTGAAGCTGGAACTATGATTCACACTGGGGACTTTAAAATAGACCATACTCCATATGATGGTTTCCCAACAGATTTACATAGGCTCGCTTATTATGGAGAGAAGGGTGTTTTATTATTAACATCTGATTCTACAAATTCACATGCACCAGGATTTACTAGAACTGAAAAAACAGTTGGTCCTACATTTGATAGACTATTTGCAGGTGCTAAGGGTAGGGTGATTATGTCAACTTTCTCTTCAAATATTCACAGAGTTGCACAAGCAATTGAAAGAGCTATTACATTTGGTAGAAAAATCTGTGTTATTGGTAGATCTATGGAGAAAAACTTAGATTTAGCTATGACTTTAGGATATATTAAATTCCCTAAAGATCAATTTATTGATGCCCATGAAGTAAATAAATATAATGACAAAGAGGTTTTAATTGTAACTACTGGTTCTCAAGGAGAATCAATGTCTGCACTTTATAGAATGGCAATTCATGAGCATAGACATATTAAGATTAAACCTGATGATCAAATTATATTATCAGCTAAAGCAATTCCAGGAAATGAAGCAAGTGTATCTGGAATTATAAATCACCTATTAAAAGCTGGTGCAAAAGTTGCTTATCAAGATTACGGTGATATTCACGTTTCAGGACATGCTGCACAAGAAGAGCAAAAATTAATGCTAAGACTTGTAAAACCAAAATTCTTCTTGCCAGTTCATGGTGAGTACAACCACGCTTTAAAACATGGACAAACAGGTATTGATTGTGGTGTATTAGAAAGAAATGTTTACATTATGAGTGATGGTGAGCAAATTGAAGTAACTCCAAAATATCTTAAAAAAGTAAAAACTGTTAAAACTGGTAAAGTATATATTGATAATCAATTGAATCACAAAATTTCTGATGATATTGTAATTGATAGACAAACTATGGCAAACGAGGGTGTTGTTATGATTGTTGCTCAAATCAATGAAAATGATAGAACATTAGCTCAAAGACCAAAAGTTACATCATTTGGTCTTGTTCCTGATAAACAAGATAAATTCTTCTCAAAAGAGATTGAGGATTTATTAACTACATTCTTAGCAAATGTAAAACCAGGAATATTTAAAAATAACAGAATCTTAGAAGATGAATTAAGAAAAGTTGTAAGAAAACACTGTATTAGAAAATACAAAAAATACCCTATGATTGTTCCTACAATCTTTGTTCAATAA
- the rsmA gene encoding 16S rRNA (adenine(1518)-N(6)/adenine(1519)-N(6))-dimethyltransferase RsmA: MENVIAKKKFGQNFLIDTTVLDRIIQSMPNNNNYIVEIGPGLGDLTEKLVKYKDMTAYEVDTDLIGILKSKFAIQLNEEKLKLIHTDVLEAWDKQGSLHNGKYDLIANLPYYIATNIILRAFEDKNCEHIIVMVQKEVAQKFTARVNEKEYSSLAIITETLGVDSRILFDVPPESFNPPPKVMSSILYIRKDMNKTIDKSFKDFLKACFTQPRKKLSKNLSSIVDKSIISELFEELDINDNIRPHEVSSSLYSQLHTKVRNGRNKN; the protein is encoded by the coding sequence ATGGAAAATGTAATAGCAAAAAAGAAATTCGGACAAAACTTTTTAATTGATACAACAGTTTTGGATAGGATCATCCAATCGATGCCCAACAACAATAACTACATCGTAGAAATTGGGCCTGGCTTAGGTGATTTGACCGAGAAATTAGTCAAGTACAAAGATATGACTGCTTATGAAGTGGATACTGATCTTATTGGTATTCTAAAGTCTAAATTCGCAATACAATTAAATGAAGAAAAACTAAAACTGATCCACACTGACGTTTTAGAAGCTTGGGATAAACAAGGAAGTCTTCATAATGGTAAATATGACTTAATTGCAAACTTACCATACTATATTGCGACAAACATTATATTAAGAGCATTTGAAGACAAAAACTGTGAACATATTATTGTAATGGTTCAAAAAGAGGTTGCTCAAAAATTCACTGCGCGAGTGAATGAAAAAGAGTACTCATCTTTAGCAATTATTACTGAAACCTTAGGAGTTGATTCTAGGATACTATTTGATGTACCTCCTGAGTCATTTAACCCACCTCCAAAAGTAATGTCTTCAATTCTTTATATTAGAAAAGATATGAACAAAACTATTGATAAAAGTTTTAAAGACTTTTTAAAGGCCTGTTTCACACAACCAAGAAAGAAGCTTTCAAAAAATCTTTCGTCAATAGTTGACAAATCAATAATATCTGAGCTTTTTGAAGAACTTGATATAAATGACAATATTAGACCTCATGAAGTAAGTTCATCTTTGTATAGCCAATTGCATACAAAGGTAAGAAATGGAAGAAATAAAAACTGA
- the hisF gene encoding imidazole glycerol phosphate synthase subunit HisF, whose protein sequence is MSSFAKRIIPCLDVDNGRVVKGVNFVGLRDAGDPVEVAKRYNNEGADEITFLDITASHENRGTIVDIVKEVAKEVFIPLTVGGGIRKLEDIYSLLNVGCDKVSINSSAVTNPDLINEAAKRFGSQCIVTAIDVKKVADGSYHVFVKGGREDTGLDALSWAKEVYDRGAGEILLTSMDTDGAKTGFELNITEQISKLVDIPVIASGGAGTMEHMKEAFEHGASAALAASIFHFKEIDIMDLKHYLKDNGIPVRI, encoded by the coding sequence TTGAGTAGTTTTGCAAAAAGAATAATTCCATGTTTGGATGTTGATAACGGAAGAGTAGTAAAAGGTGTTAATTTTGTAGGTTTAAGAGATGCAGGAGACCCTGTAGAAGTTGCAAAAAGATATAATAATGAAGGTGCTGATGAAATAACTTTTCTTGATATTACAGCAAGTCATGAAAATAGAGGAACAATAGTTGATATTGTTAAAGAAGTTGCAAAAGAGGTTTTTATTCCTTTAACTGTTGGTGGAGGAATTAGAAAGCTTGAAGATATATATTCACTTTTAAATGTTGGATGTGATAAAGTTTCAATAAACTCTTCTGCTGTAACAAACCCTGATTTAATTAATGAGGCTGCAAAAAGATTTGGCTCTCAATGTATTGTTACTGCAATTGATGTAAAAAAAGTTGCTGATGGTTCTTATCATGTTTTTGTAAAAGGTGGTAGAGAAGATACAGGACTTGATGCCCTATCTTGGGCAAAAGAGGTATATGATAGAGGTGCAGGTGAAATTCTTTTAACTTCAATGGATACTGATGGCGCTAAAACAGGGTTTGAATTAAATATTACTGAGCAAATTTCTAAACTTGTTGATATTCCAGTTATTGCTTCAGGTGGTGCTGGAACAATGGAACATATGAAAGAGGCTTTTGAACATGGAGCTAGTGCAGCATTAGCAGCATCAATTTTTCACTTTAAAGAGATTGATATTATGGATTTAAAACACTATTTAAAAGATAATGGAATACCAGTAAGGATATAA
- a CDS encoding SIMPL domain-containing protein: MKRFLLAIFILPVVLFSYEINFSKSFTTSVSPDLLTTYVDVSIFDEKERVINSEIEKFNDFFKEYDEVVIKDGRYNLSPRYKYINNKQIFTGYIGSLRYKIESNSAKNINEFINQILELKDRSKNDELKLNISNINWNVSNELYNKNLDNLRIESILWINDYAKSLSNKISKRCSVEKIDINSVNRGNIYMARESVVMSAKVASDVTPASSDENITINPSFVLECK; this comes from the coding sequence ATGAAGAGATTTTTATTAGCTATATTTATTTTACCAGTTGTACTTTTTTCCTATGAAATTAATTTTAGTAAATCATTCACAACAAGTGTAAGCCCAGATTTATTAACAACATATGTAGATGTATCAATTTTTGATGAAAAAGAGAGAGTAATAAATAGTGAAATTGAAAAATTTAATGATTTTTTTAAAGAGTATGACGAAGTTGTAATAAAAGATGGAAGATATAATTTAAGCCCAAGATACAAATATATAAATAATAAACAAATTTTTACAGGTTATATTGGAAGTTTAAGATATAAAATAGAATCAAATAGTGCGAAAAATATAAATGAATTTATTAATCAGATTCTTGAACTAAAAGATAGATCAAAAAATGATGAACTTAAATTAAATATTTCAAATATTAATTGGAATGTTAGTAATGAATTATATAATAAAAACCTAGATAATTTAAGAATTGAATCAATTTTATGGATTAATGATTACGCAAAGTCTTTATCAAATAAAATTTCAAAAAGATGTTCTGTTGAAAAAATAGATATAAACTCAGTTAACAGAGGAAATATTTATATGGCTAGAGAAAGTGTAGTAATGAGTGCAAAAGTTGCAAGTGATGTGACACCTGCAAGTAGTGACGAAAATATCACAATAAACCCAAGCTTTGTTTTGGAGTGTAAATAA
- a CDS encoding purine-nucleoside phosphorylase encodes MIICAGRNETFPFARPMGVGLVETAINLTQQCLFDKPDYLLFIGSAGSYGEKKIFDIVESKRASNIELGFLTQSAYTPLDNVLESDNKFARNDTIVNSSNYISTNKKLTKEYLDYGVGIENMEFFSVLSVAKKFEIPVAGIFVVTNYTDENAHEDFVKNHEEAKNILTKYLIEKNIIK; translated from the coding sequence ATGATTATTTGTGCTGGAAGAAATGAAACCTTTCCATTTGCAAGACCTATGGGAGTAGGTTTAGTAGAAACCGCAATTAATTTAACACAACAGTGTTTATTTGATAAGCCAGATTATTTACTTTTTATTGGAAGTGCTGGAAGTTATGGAGAAAAAAAGATTTTTGATATTGTTGAATCAAAAAGAGCAAGTAATATAGAACTTGGATTTTTGACACAAAGTGCATATACTCCTTTGGATAATGTACTTGAATCTGATAATAAATTTGCAAGAAATGACACTATAGTTAATAGTTCAAATTATATTTCAACAAATAAAAAACTTACAAAAGAGTATTTAGATTATGGTGTTGGAATTGAAAATATGGAGTTTTTTTCAGTTTTAAGTGTTGCAAAAAAGTTTGAGATACCAGTTGCTGGAATATTTGTAGTTACAAACTATACAGATGAAAATGCCCATGAAGATTTCGTAAAAAATCATGAAGAAGCAAAAAATATACTAACTAAATACTTAATAGAAAAAAATATTATTAAATAA
- the rlmN gene encoding 23S rRNA (adenine(2503)-C(2))-methyltransferase RlmN — protein sequence MAKFEEISIYDYSLDELKEMLKPSFRAKQVYNWLYKKYANSYDDMKNIPNELKEELKEKYPIDIMQIVKKEQSRDGSIKYLFKLRDGHTVEAVLLLMKKKKKDEDGNIVRSEQYTVCISSQVGCKVGCTFCLTAKGGFVRNLTVGEYIAQIVNIKRDNEIPENKSLNIVYMGMGEPLDNFENFTKAVQIFSDEEGLAINRRRQTVSTSGVASKIKKLGEKDLGMQLAISLHAVDDELRSELIPMNKAYNIASIIEAVKAFPVDTRKKVMFEYLVIKGKNDSIEAARKLITLLNGIQAKVNLIYFNPYPGTTYQRPEEKDMIKFKDYLNDRGLICTIRESKGLDISAACGQLKEKEANGNT from the coding sequence ATGGCAAAATTTGAAGAAATATCTATATATGACTATAGTTTAGATGAATTAAAAGAGATGTTAAAACCATCATTTAGAGCAAAGCAGGTTTATAATTGGCTTTATAAAAAATATGCTAACTCTTATGATGATATGAAAAATATTCCAAATGAATTAAAAGAGGAATTAAAAGAGAAATATCCAATTGATATTATGCAAATTGTAAAAAAAGAGCAAAGTAGAGATGGAAGTATTAAATATCTTTTTAAATTAAGAGATGGACATACTGTTGAAGCAGTATTACTTTTAATGAAGAAAAAGAAAAAAGATGAAGATGGAAATATCGTAAGAAGTGAACAATATACTGTTTGTATCTCATCACAAGTAGGGTGCAAAGTAGGGTGTACATTCTGTTTGACTGCAAAGGGTGGATTTGTTAGAAATCTTACAGTTGGAGAATATATAGCTCAAATTGTAAATATCAAAAGAGATAATGAAATTCCTGAAAACAAATCCCTAAATATTGTTTATATGGGAATGGGTGAACCACTTGATAACTTTGAAAACTTTACTAAAGCAGTTCAAATATTCTCAGATGAAGAAGGACTTGCAATTAATAGAAGAAGACAAACAGTTTCAACTTCAGGGGTTGCAAGTAAGATTAAAAAATTAGGTGAAAAAGATTTAGGAATGCAACTTGCTATCTCACTTCATGCAGTTGATGATGAGTTAAGAAGTGAGCTTATTCCTATGAATAAAGCTTATAATATCGCTTCAATCATTGAAGCAGTAAAAGCATTTCCTGTGGATACAAGAAAAAAAGTTATGTTTGAATATTTAGTAATCAAAGGTAAAAATGATTCTATTGAAGCAGCAAGAAAATTAATCACACTTTTAAATGGAATTCAAGCAAAAGTAAATTTAATTTACTTTAATCCATATCCTGGAACTACATATCAGAGACCTGAAGAAAAAGATATGATAAAATTCAAAGATTATTTAAATGATAGAGGTCTTATTTGTACTATTAGAGAGTCAAAAGGTCTTGATATCAGTGCTGCTTGTGGGCAGTTAAAAGAGAAGGAAGCAAATGGCAACACTTGA